The following proteins are encoded in a genomic region of alpha proteobacterium U9-1i:
- a CDS encoding D-alanyl-D-alanine dipeptidase — MFGSLQTLRSTPIPPRESARAAIKGYRDWPLRPCGERLTPASTYGIAGENYYAQTRNPPYWRRVEGAIDALLVREGVGERLSKVNARLAEAGVRLFLHDAWRPRVVQAYFHDVWMPAEVRRRHPDWDDASVMTEVERYWAAPSQSAERPAPHATGGAVDITLVWDDGRPLWMGSLFDDATSLAHTDRFEAETTERSFSDEEARNNRRLLYWAMAEQGFASLPNEWWHFSYGDQLWAKMTGAEFAIYGEATP, encoded by the coding sequence ATGTTTGGTTCCCTGCAGACGCTGCGTTCGACGCCCATACCGCCGCGCGAATCAGCGCGTGCGGCGATCAAAGGGTATCGTGATTGGCCGCTCCGTCCATGCGGAGAAAGGTTAACGCCGGCCTCGACATACGGAATAGCCGGGGAGAACTATTACGCGCAGACACGCAATCCGCCGTATTGGCGCCGCGTTGAAGGCGCGATCGACGCATTGCTCGTGCGCGAAGGCGTAGGTGAGCGGCTATCAAAAGTTAACGCGCGTCTTGCTGAGGCCGGCGTGCGGCTGTTCCTGCACGATGCGTGGCGTCCGCGTGTGGTGCAGGCCTACTTCCATGACGTGTGGATGCCCGCCGAGGTGCGCCGGCGCCATCCCGATTGGGACGACGCAAGCGTCATGACTGAGGTGGAGCGCTACTGGGCGGCGCCGTCGCAGAGCGCCGAGCGACCAGCGCCCCACGCAACCGGCGGGGCTGTGGATATCACCTTGGTGTGGGACGATGGCCGGCCGCTCTGGATGGGGTCATTGTTCGATGACGCGACCTCGCTCGCGCACACGGATCGGTTTGAAGCCGAGACGACCGAACGCTCGTTCTCGGACGAAGAGGCGCGCAACAATCGCCGATTGCTTTATTGGGCGATGGCCGAGCAGGGCTTCGCGAGTTTGCCGAACGAATGGTGGCACTTTTCCTATGGCGACCAGCTCTGGGCGAAGATGACAGGCGCGGAATTCGCGATCTATGGGGAAGCGACGCCGTAA
- a CDS encoding hydrolase — MNAIGKSSVVFVTLSGLFWGGWVLGSQTPEGQEALARAYEAYAESQATVNQDLWDSTALRAIVCGAGAVSDSEAKPCLAIVAGGRLFVVDAGSGAANALSRRNIPMSRLEAVLLTSASLPQVADLGAMYGEARRSGEADVLPVYGPANTQRMVSGLNQAGGFDGASSGLQAWGPAPEPGRSVIVFEGDGLVVSAFTTRDEAFEGRVGYRFDYRGRSIVVGGDGRVASSSAAANADIVLQGAQTQALAHMGNASSPTVTEVAAQAKQSGAGLVVLTGAEDPMAASMQVAEARAAGYDDVIAGRVGMLLELPLDNTDINVRPL; from the coding sequence ATGAACGCGATCGGAAAATCCTCAGTCGTCTTCGTGACGCTGTCAGGGCTGTTCTGGGGCGGCTGGGTGCTGGGCTCGCAAACGCCCGAAGGTCAGGAAGCGCTCGCGCGCGCCTACGAGGCGTACGCCGAAAGCCAAGCGACGGTAAATCAAGATCTGTGGGACTCGACCGCTCTGCGCGCCATCGTGTGCGGCGCAGGCGCCGTGTCCGACAGTGAAGCCAAGCCTTGCCTCGCCATCGTCGCCGGCGGACGCCTGTTCGTGGTCGATGCCGGTTCTGGCGCTGCGAACGCGCTCTCGCGCCGCAACATTCCAATGAGCCGCCTCGAAGCTGTGCTGCTGACAAGCGCGAGCTTGCCGCAAGTCGCCGATCTCGGCGCGATGTACGGCGAAGCCCGCCGCAGCGGCGAAGCCGACGTGCTGCCCGTCTACGGCCCCGCCAACACGCAACGCATGGTCTCCGGCTTGAACCAAGCTGGCGGCTTTGATGGCGCATCAAGCGGCCTGCAAGCCTGGGGCCCCGCCCCCGAGCCGGGCCGCTCGGTGATCGTGTTTGAGGGCGACGGCCTCGTGGTTTCCGCATTCACGACGCGCGACGAGGCCTTTGAAGGCCGCGTCGGCTATCGCTTCGATTATCGCGGCCGCTCGATCGTGGTCGGCGGCGACGGGCGTGTGGCCAGTTCTTCGGCCGCCGCCAACGCCGACATCGTGCTGCAAGGCGCCCAAACCCAAGCGCTTGCGCACATGGGCAACGCCTCGTCGCCAACGGTGACGGAAGTGGCCGCGCAAGCCAAGCAATCGGGCGCCGGTCTCGTGGTGCTGACAGGCGCGGAAGATCCGATGGCCGCCAGCATGCAAGTCGCCGAAGCGCGCGCGGCCGGTTATGACGACGTCATCGCCGGCCGCGTCGGCATGCTGCTCGAACTGCCGCTCGACAACACCGACATCAACGTCCGCCCGCTCTAA